The following proteins are co-located in the Apium graveolens cultivar Ventura chromosome 5, ASM990537v1, whole genome shotgun sequence genome:
- the LOC141661163 gene encoding uncharacterized protein LOC141661163, whose product MLAKPEEGETLILYLAVSEYSVSAVLVKEEASHQWPMYYVSKRLLDVETRYTSMEKLVYALIPAVRKLRPYLQAHRIEVRTAYPLRHILHKPELLERMLKWAIEMGQFDLEYCPRTTIKGHALADFILEFDSEVDNQAIVLVRPPPQGNPPTNEKEELPHPWWILHVDGAVNNNGAGARIVLVTPEGHHLMSAIHFKFYVTNNDAEYEALINGLKVALEVGVVNLIAWSDSELVVNQVNGSFQARGPQTELYIRCAQRLLEKFRNARLESVPREENSNAVALAKMGSQMDSIQLRQIPLGI is encoded by the coding sequence ATGTTGGCCAAGCCTGAAGAGGGAGAAACATTGATTCTTTACTTGGCGGTTTCAGAATACTCCGTCAGCGCGGTGTTGGTAAAAGAGGAAGCAAGCCATCAATGGCCCATGTACTATGTGAGCAAAAGGCTGCTGGATGTAGAAACCAGATATACCAGCATGGAAAAATTGGTATATGCTCTTATTCCTGCGGTGCGAAAGTTAAGACCATATTTACAAGCTCACCGGATAGAGGTTCGCACCGCTTATCCGCTCCGACATATTCTGCATAAACCAGAATTGTTGGAAAGGATGCTGAAGTGGGCGATAGAGATGGGACAATTTGATTTGGAATATTGTCCTCGCACAACAATCAAGGGACATGCGTTGGCCGATTTCATACTCGAGTTTGATTCTGAAGTAGACAACCAAGCCATAGTGCTGGTAAGACCTCCCCCGCAAGGAAATCCTCCTACTAATGAGAAGGAGGAGCTCCCGCACccttggtggatcttgcatgttGATGGGGCTGTGAATAATAACGGAGCAGGTGCCAGGATTGTCTTAGTCACCCCGGAAGGGCATCATTTGATGAGTGCCATCCACTTCAAATTTTATGTCACtaacaatgatgctgagtatgaagctTTGATCAATGGTCTGAAAGTAGCTCTGGAAGTGGGGGTTGTGAATTTGATAGCTTGGAGTGACTCTGAGTTAGTTGTAAACCAAGTCAACGGAAGTTTCCAGGCCCGGGGACCACAGACAGAGTTATATATAAGATGTGCGCAGCGTCTATTGGAAAAATTTAGAAATGCCAGGCTAGAAAGtgttccaagggaagaaaatagTAATGCAGTTGCTTTGGCAAAGATGGGATCGCAAATGGACAGCATCCAACTTAGGCAAATCCCTTTGGGAATCTAG